A window of Haloarchaeobius litoreus contains these coding sequences:
- a CDS encoding ABC transporter permease, whose protein sequence is MSLARFLIKRLLQGVFVVWGVITVVFGLRVIAPGDPANVLLPPDVAPEVRRQVVADLGLDEPLYVQYWEFISGMAVETPLGLYRLATGRPGGDFGLGLSLTSQTPVVDRVARSLPATLELAIMATIVAVVIAIPLGVISATNRHSAPDYGATLFSLAGISTPNFWLGVMLIIVLSVQLNLFPTSQRAIGIPGVVDLLVAGQLGAAGDGFLTWLWYITLPAVTLGTYFTALITRLTRSGMLDELGKTYVRASRAKGLPESLVRYKHVLRNTLIPIITVVGLQLGTLIGGAVITEFVFDWPGLGQVLINSINSRDWPMVQGSLIVISVGFVVVNIVVDTLYTFVNPRVGFD, encoded by the coding sequence ATGTCTCTCGCCCGGTTTTTGATAAAGCGACTACTGCAGGGCGTGTTCGTGGTCTGGGGAGTGATCACTGTCGTGTTCGGCCTGCGCGTCATCGCGCCCGGTGACCCGGCGAACGTGCTGTTGCCACCCGATGTCGCCCCCGAGGTACGACGGCAGGTCGTCGCCGACCTCGGACTCGACGAGCCCCTGTACGTGCAGTACTGGGAGTTCATCAGCGGGATGGCCGTCGAAACCCCGCTGGGGCTGTACCGGCTCGCGACCGGTCGCCCCGGTGGTGACTTCGGTCTCGGACTGTCGCTCACGTCTCAGACACCGGTCGTCGACCGGGTCGCCCGTAGCCTCCCGGCGACGCTCGAACTCGCCATCATGGCAACCATCGTGGCCGTCGTCATCGCCATCCCCCTGGGGGTCATCAGCGCGACGAACCGGCACTCCGCCCCGGACTACGGGGCGACGCTGTTCTCGCTCGCCGGCATCAGCACCCCCAACTTCTGGCTCGGCGTGATGCTCATCATCGTCCTGTCGGTGCAGTTGAACCTGTTCCCGACGAGCCAGCGCGCCATCGGCATCCCCGGTGTCGTCGACCTGCTGGTGGCGGGACAGCTCGGGGCTGCTGGCGACGGTTTCCTGACCTGGCTGTGGTACATCACACTCCCGGCGGTGACGCTCGGGACGTACTTCACGGCGCTCATCACGCGACTGACCCGGAGCGGGATGCTCGACGAGCTCGGCAAGACGTACGTCCGCGCCTCGCGGGCGAAGGGGCTGCCGGAGTCGCTCGTGCGCTACAAGCACGTGCTCCGGAACACGCTCATCCCCATCATCACGGTCGTCGGGCTCCAGCTCGGCACGCTCATCGGCGGTGCGGTCATCACGGAGTTCGTCTTCGACTGGCCCGGTCTGGGGCAGGTGCTCATCAACAGCATCAACTCGCGTGACTGGCCGATGGTACAGGGCTCGCTCATCGTCATCTCCGTCGGCTTCGTCGTCGTGAACATCGTCGTCGACACGCTGTACACCTTCGTGAACCCACGGGTGGGATTCGACTGA
- a CDS encoding ABC transporter permease, with protein sequence MISPRTLRSLKRGLNRNALAKVGIVVVVVVLLAAIFAPFVAPDKPGKQNLNESRKPPIGFEKATTQEVPVQENGSVVFEDGQLVTENRTVYENATWDHPLGTDGNGRDILSRLIYGARVSLLVGLLGTGLAMLAGVSVGLIAGYYRGKVDDVLMRSADVMLAFPSIVLAIALIGVLGDALERSVPDPFVQTGLAEAFRSAVGLPTGMPESTVLPGTIIVVVALVNWVWFARVARGEALSLREESYVKAARALGANDATIMFRHVLPNAITPILVLGTIQIAAIILLESALSFLGFSSANISWGFDIALGRQYQSTAWWISAMPGLAIVITVIGLNLVGDWLRDALDPGLGGEGGV encoded by the coding sequence ATGATATCGCCACGTACACTCCGCAGTTTGAAGCGCGGACTGAACCGGAACGCCCTCGCCAAGGTCGGCATCGTCGTCGTCGTCGTCGTGCTGCTGGCGGCGATCTTCGCGCCGTTCGTCGCACCCGACAAGCCGGGCAAGCAGAACCTGAACGAGTCACGCAAGCCGCCCATCGGCTTCGAGAAGGCGACGACGCAGGAGGTCCCGGTTCAGGAGAACGGGAGCGTCGTCTTCGAGGACGGTCAGCTCGTCACGGAGAACCGGACCGTCTACGAGAACGCGACGTGGGACCATCCGCTCGGGACCGACGGGAACGGTCGCGACATCCTCTCCCGGCTGATATACGGGGCGCGGGTGTCGCTGCTCGTCGGCCTCCTCGGGACGGGGCTCGCGATGCTTGCCGGCGTCAGCGTCGGCCTCATCGCGGGCTACTACCGTGGGAAGGTCGACGACGTGCTGATGCGCAGCGCCGACGTGATGCTCGCGTTCCCGTCTATCGTGCTGGCCATCGCGCTCATCGGCGTGCTCGGCGATGCGCTCGAACGGTCCGTCCCGGACCCGTTCGTCCAGACCGGGCTCGCCGAAGCGTTCCGGTCGGCCGTCGGCCTGCCGACGGGGATGCCCGAGAGTACGGTGTTGCCGGGGACCATCATCGTGGTCGTCGCGCTCGTCAACTGGGTGTGGTTCGCCCGCGTCGCCCGTGGCGAGGCGCTGAGCCTCCGCGAGGAGTCCTACGTGAAGGCGGCCCGCGCCCTCGGCGCGAACGACGCGACCATCATGTTCCGGCACGTGCTCCCGAACGCTATCACGCCGATACTCGTGCTCGGGACCATCCAGATCGCCGCCATCATCCTGCTGGAGAGCGCGCTGTCGTTCCTCGGGTTCTCCTCGGCGAACATCTCCTGGGGCTTCGACATCGCCCTCGGCAGGCAGTACCAGTCGACGGCCTGGTGGATCTCCGCCATGCCGGGGCTGGCCATCGTCATCACCGTCATCGGGTTGAACCTCGTCGGTGACTGGCTCAGAGACGCCCTCGACCCCGGTCTCGGGGGGGAGGGTGGCGTATGA
- a CDS encoding ABC transporter ATP-binding protein, with protein MSGSTFHRDDLLRVEDLTTRFYTEEGQVNAVESVSFDVRDNEILGIVGESGSGKSVTALSTIDLVDSPGKVTGGEVWLRDVDLAEEFREGNPEAVDGDFVDLRQLPKGVRRSLRGTKFSMIFQDPMSSFNPSLTVGEQIAEAVEVQRRASANPRRTRSRTQGYGLGKLLVDSVVPGREYTSDESHERAIELLDQVGIPDPVERADEHPHQFSGGMLQRAMVAQALAGEPDVLFADEPTTALDVTIQAQILDLLRDIQQEQGMSVVLITHDLGVIARMCDRVGVMYAGEIVERGSLEAVFDDPTHPYTQGLLGSIPDVDDPAPRLEPIEGNVPNLIDSEMPDRCYFADRCPKAMEACLEHPDERAVEGETAHTARCVLADGEYDPATALDESYFEGGEDA; from the coding sequence ATGAGCGGTTCCACCTTCCACCGCGACGACCTGCTCCGCGTGGAGGACCTCACGACGCGGTTCTACACGGAGGAGGGCCAGGTCAACGCCGTCGAGTCTGTCTCGTTCGACGTGCGGGACAACGAGATACTCGGCATCGTCGGCGAGTCCGGCTCCGGCAAGTCGGTCACGGCCCTGTCGACCATCGATCTCGTCGACTCGCCCGGGAAGGTGACCGGCGGCGAGGTGTGGCTCCGGGACGTCGACCTCGCCGAGGAGTTCCGCGAGGGCAACCCGGAGGCGGTCGACGGCGACTTCGTCGACCTCCGACAGCTCCCGAAGGGCGTCCGTCGCTCGCTCCGGGGGACGAAGTTCAGCATGATCTTCCAGGACCCGATGAGCAGCTTCAACCCGTCGCTGACCGTCGGCGAGCAGATCGCCGAGGCCGTCGAGGTGCAGCGTCGTGCGTCCGCGAACCCGCGACGCACCCGCTCGCGGACGCAGGGCTACGGGCTCGGGAAGCTCCTCGTCGACAGCGTCGTGCCCGGCCGGGAGTACACCAGCGACGAGAGCCACGAGCGCGCCATCGAGCTGCTGGACCAGGTCGGTATCCCCGACCCGGTCGAGCGTGCCGACGAGCACCCCCACCAGTTCTCCGGTGGGATGCTCCAGCGCGCGATGGTCGCGCAGGCGCTCGCCGGCGAGCCGGACGTGCTGTTCGCCGACGAGCCGACGACCGCGCTCGACGTGACCATCCAGGCGCAGATCCTGGACCTGCTCCGTGACATCCAGCAGGAGCAGGGGATGAGCGTCGTGCTCATCACGCACGACCTCGGCGTCATCGCCCGGATGTGCGACCGCGTCGGCGTGATGTACGCCGGCGAGATCGTCGAACGGGGCTCGCTCGAGGCGGTGTTCGACGACCCGACCCACCCCTACACGCAGGGGCTGCTCGGCTCCATCCCGGACGTGGACGACCCGGCACCGCGGCTCGAACCCATCGAGGGGAACGTCCCGAACCTCATCGACAGCGAGATGCCGGACCGGTGCTACTTCGCCGACCGGTGTCCGAAGGCGATGGAGGCGTGTCTGGAGCACCCCGACGAACGCGCGGTCGAAGGGGAGACGGCCCACACGGCCCGCTGTGTGCTCGCCGACGGCGAGTACGACCCGGCGACCGCACTCGACGAGTCGTACTTCGAGGGAGG